Proteins encoded by one window of Ovis canadensis isolate MfBH-ARS-UI-01 breed Bighorn chromosome 14, ARS-UI_OviCan_v2, whole genome shotgun sequence:
- the TSNAXIP1 gene encoding translin-associated factor X-interacting protein 1 isoform X1, whose product MDSQNSQTLNFPTTSRAHLRPLGVSIDDSLFTETKNTQKRKLSQKRKTLLSGSFSIGGHLSPWPRYISDQTILHNRKPCSDDYRKRAGSLQQPLGTTKPRYLEQLENYLRKELLLLDLSTDSAQELRLQPYREIFEFFIEDFKTYKPLLSSIKNAYEVMLAHQREKIRALEPLKAKLITVNENCNERILAMRAEERDEISTLKKEKMNLLKLIDKKNEEKISLQTEVTKLRKNLAEEYLHYLSERDARKILIADLNELRYQREDMSLAQSPGVWGEDPVKLTVALKMARQDLTRTQMELNTMKANFGDVVPRRDFEMQEKTLKELQEQLESLRDDYEEVRKEHEMLLQLHMSTLKERDQFYSELQEIQRTSTPRPDWSKCEDVVAGGRDRWHMLAEGKNSDQLVDVLLEEIGEGLLREKDFFPGLGYGESIPPFLRFDGTVENKKPTKKEVVKLLKDAWKERITEEQKEKFPDFFFSFLERHFGPGDAMAWAYTIFEYIKLFHTNEVMSQFYAVLMGKRKESVYIKQKETIAQLLKEMTNVDSQNEGLLTMEQLSAVLKSTFPLKKDERIQELMEAGGWHPSSSNADLLNYRMLFMEDEEGQSVPFVQKLWEQYMVEKDEYLNELKQELGLELNEEVTLPKVREALMNIDPSLDKQTLNHYLRQAFQLPMTEMPEEGEEREEGTVTQLQTALEQLQMSDIRRMGPREQEPAS is encoded by the exons TCTGGTTCATTCTCCATTGGTGGCCACCTGTCCCCATGGCCCAGATACATCAGTGACCAGACCATTCTGCATAATCGAAAGCCCTGTTCAGATGACTACCGGAAGCGGGCAGG TAGCTTGCAGCAGCCCCTGGGCACAACCAAGCCAAGGTACCTGGAGCAGCTTGAGAACTACCTGCGCAAGGAGCTCCTCCTGCTCGACCTAAGCACAGATTCTGCCCAGGAACTAAGGCTGCAG CCTTACAGAGAGATCTTTGAATTCTTCATAGAGGACTTCAAAACATACAAGCCATTGCTGTCCTCCATCAAGAATGCATATGAggtgatgctgg CCCACCAAAGGGAGAAAATTCGGGCTCTGGAGCCCCTGAAGGCCAAGCTGATCACTGTGAATGAGAACTGCAATGAGAGGATTCTGGCCATGAGGGCTGAGGAGAGAGATGAAATCTCCACGctgaagaaagagaagatgaaTTTGCTAAAACTCATTGACAAGAAGAATGAGGAGAAGATCTCACTGCAGACTGAG GTGACCAAACTGAGGAAGAACCTGGCTGAGGAGTATCTGCACTACCTCAGTGAGAGAGATGCCCGGAAGATCCTCATCGCAGACCTGAATGAGCTACGCTACCAGCGGGAAGACATGTCACTAGCCCAGTCCCCAG GCGTCTGGGGAGAGGACCCCGTGAAGCTAACAGTGGCTCTGAAGATGGCCCGGCAAGACTTGACCCGCACACAGATGGAACTCAACACCATGAAGGCCAACTTTGGAGATGTGGTGCCCAGGAGGGACTTTGAAATGCAGGAGAAGACCCTCAAGGAACTGCAGGAGCAG CTGGAGAGCCTGAGAGACGACTATGAAGAGGTCCGCAAGGAGCACGAGATGCTGCTGCAGTTGCACATGAGCACACTGAAGGAGCGGGACCAGTTCTACTCCGAGTTGCAGGAGATCCAGCGCACCTCCACACCACGGCCAGACTGGTCCAAGTGTGAAG ATGTGGTGGCTGGAGGACGAGATCGCTGGCACATGCTGGCCGAGGGCAAGAACAGTGACCAGCTGGTGGACGTGCTCCTGGAGGAGATTGGCGAGGGGCTGCTCCGGGAGAAAGACTTCTTCCCCGGTCTG GGCTATGGGGAATCCATCCCCCCTTTCCTTCGGTTTGATGGCACTGTGGAGAACAAGAAGCCAACCAAGAAGGAAGTGGTAAAACTCCTCAAGGATGCCTGGAAGGAACGTATCACTGAGGAGCAG AAAGAGAAGTTCCCagatttcttcttcagtttcttggaGCGCCACTTTGGGCCTGGTGATGCCATGGCCTGGGCTTACACCATTTTTGAATATATCAAGCTCTTCCATACCAATGAAGTCATGAGCCAGTTCTATGCAGTCTTGATGGGAAAG AGGAAAGAGAGTGTGTACATCAAGCAGAAGGAGACCATAGCACAGCTGCTGAAGGAGATGACAAACGTTGACAGCCAGAATGAGGGGCTACTAACCATGGAGCAGTTAAG TGCTGTCCTCAAGAGCACCTTCCCTTTGAAGAAGGATGAGAGAATTCAGGAGTTGATGGAGGCAGGGGGCTGGCATcccagcagcagcaatgcagacTTGCTCAACTACCGCATGTTGTTTATGGAG GATGAGGAGGGCCAGAGCGTGCCCTTTGTGCAAAAGCTGTGGGAACAGTACATGGTGGAAAAGGATGAATACTTAAACGAGTTAAAGCAGGAGCTGGGCCTGGAACT CAACGAGGAGGTGACCCTACCCAAGGTACGTGAGGCCCTGATGAACATTGATCCCAGCCTGGACAAGCAGACCCTGAACCACTATTTGAGGCAGGCCTTCCAGCTCCCCATGACGGAAATGCCAGAGGAGggtgaggaaagggaagagggcaCTGTGACACAGCTCCAGACTGCACTAGAACAGCTTCAGATGAGTGACATTAGGCGTATGGGGCCTCGGGAGCAGGAACCTGCAAGCTAA
- the TSNAXIP1 gene encoding translin-associated factor X-interacting protein 1 isoform X2, protein MDSQNSQTLNFPTTSRAHLRPLGVSIDDSLFTETKNTQKRKLSQKRKTLLSGSFSIGGHLSPWPRYISDQTILHNRKPCSDDYRKRAGLQQPLGTTKPRYLEQLENYLRKELLLLDLSTDSAQELRLQPYREIFEFFIEDFKTYKPLLSSIKNAYEVMLAHQREKIRALEPLKAKLITVNENCNERILAMRAEERDEISTLKKEKMNLLKLIDKKNEEKISLQTEVTKLRKNLAEEYLHYLSERDARKILIADLNELRYQREDMSLAQSPGVWGEDPVKLTVALKMARQDLTRTQMELNTMKANFGDVVPRRDFEMQEKTLKELQEQLESLRDDYEEVRKEHEMLLQLHMSTLKERDQFYSELQEIQRTSTPRPDWSKCEDVVAGGRDRWHMLAEGKNSDQLVDVLLEEIGEGLLREKDFFPGLGYGESIPPFLRFDGTVENKKPTKKEVVKLLKDAWKERITEEQKEKFPDFFFSFLERHFGPGDAMAWAYTIFEYIKLFHTNEVMSQFYAVLMGKRKESVYIKQKETIAQLLKEMTNVDSQNEGLLTMEQLSAVLKSTFPLKKDERIQELMEAGGWHPSSSNADLLNYRMLFMEDEEGQSVPFVQKLWEQYMVEKDEYLNELKQELGLELNEEVTLPKVREALMNIDPSLDKQTLNHYLRQAFQLPMTEMPEEGEEREEGTVTQLQTALEQLQMSDIRRMGPREQEPAS, encoded by the exons TCTGGTTCATTCTCCATTGGTGGCCACCTGTCCCCATGGCCCAGATACATCAGTGACCAGACCATTCTGCATAATCGAAAGCCCTGTTCAGATGACTACCGGAAGCGGGCAGG CTTGCAGCAGCCCCTGGGCACAACCAAGCCAAGGTACCTGGAGCAGCTTGAGAACTACCTGCGCAAGGAGCTCCTCCTGCTCGACCTAAGCACAGATTCTGCCCAGGAACTAAGGCTGCAG CCTTACAGAGAGATCTTTGAATTCTTCATAGAGGACTTCAAAACATACAAGCCATTGCTGTCCTCCATCAAGAATGCATATGAggtgatgctgg CCCACCAAAGGGAGAAAATTCGGGCTCTGGAGCCCCTGAAGGCCAAGCTGATCACTGTGAATGAGAACTGCAATGAGAGGATTCTGGCCATGAGGGCTGAGGAGAGAGATGAAATCTCCACGctgaagaaagagaagatgaaTTTGCTAAAACTCATTGACAAGAAGAATGAGGAGAAGATCTCACTGCAGACTGAG GTGACCAAACTGAGGAAGAACCTGGCTGAGGAGTATCTGCACTACCTCAGTGAGAGAGATGCCCGGAAGATCCTCATCGCAGACCTGAATGAGCTACGCTACCAGCGGGAAGACATGTCACTAGCCCAGTCCCCAG GCGTCTGGGGAGAGGACCCCGTGAAGCTAACAGTGGCTCTGAAGATGGCCCGGCAAGACTTGACCCGCACACAGATGGAACTCAACACCATGAAGGCCAACTTTGGAGATGTGGTGCCCAGGAGGGACTTTGAAATGCAGGAGAAGACCCTCAAGGAACTGCAGGAGCAG CTGGAGAGCCTGAGAGACGACTATGAAGAGGTCCGCAAGGAGCACGAGATGCTGCTGCAGTTGCACATGAGCACACTGAAGGAGCGGGACCAGTTCTACTCCGAGTTGCAGGAGATCCAGCGCACCTCCACACCACGGCCAGACTGGTCCAAGTGTGAAG ATGTGGTGGCTGGAGGACGAGATCGCTGGCACATGCTGGCCGAGGGCAAGAACAGTGACCAGCTGGTGGACGTGCTCCTGGAGGAGATTGGCGAGGGGCTGCTCCGGGAGAAAGACTTCTTCCCCGGTCTG GGCTATGGGGAATCCATCCCCCCTTTCCTTCGGTTTGATGGCACTGTGGAGAACAAGAAGCCAACCAAGAAGGAAGTGGTAAAACTCCTCAAGGATGCCTGGAAGGAACGTATCACTGAGGAGCAG AAAGAGAAGTTCCCagatttcttcttcagtttcttggaGCGCCACTTTGGGCCTGGTGATGCCATGGCCTGGGCTTACACCATTTTTGAATATATCAAGCTCTTCCATACCAATGAAGTCATGAGCCAGTTCTATGCAGTCTTGATGGGAAAG AGGAAAGAGAGTGTGTACATCAAGCAGAAGGAGACCATAGCACAGCTGCTGAAGGAGATGACAAACGTTGACAGCCAGAATGAGGGGCTACTAACCATGGAGCAGTTAAG TGCTGTCCTCAAGAGCACCTTCCCTTTGAAGAAGGATGAGAGAATTCAGGAGTTGATGGAGGCAGGGGGCTGGCATcccagcagcagcaatgcagacTTGCTCAACTACCGCATGTTGTTTATGGAG GATGAGGAGGGCCAGAGCGTGCCCTTTGTGCAAAAGCTGTGGGAACAGTACATGGTGGAAAAGGATGAATACTTAAACGAGTTAAAGCAGGAGCTGGGCCTGGAACT CAACGAGGAGGTGACCCTACCCAAGGTACGTGAGGCCCTGATGAACATTGATCCCAGCCTGGACAAGCAGACCCTGAACCACTATTTGAGGCAGGCCTTCCAGCTCCCCATGACGGAAATGCCAGAGGAGggtgaggaaagggaagagggcaCTGTGACACAGCTCCAGACTGCACTAGAACAGCTTCAGATGAGTGACATTAGGCGTATGGGGCCTCGGGAGCAGGAACCTGCAAGCTAA
- the TSNAXIP1 gene encoding translin-associated factor X-interacting protein 1 isoform X3: MDSQNSQTLNFPTTSRAHLRPLGVSIDDSLFTETKNTQKRKLSQKRKTLLSGSFSIGGHLSPWPRYISDQTILHNRKPCSDDYRKRAGSLQQPLGTTKPRYLEQLENYLRKELLLLDLSTDSAQELRLQPYREIFEFFIEDFKTYKPLLSSIKNAYEVMLAHQREKIRALEPLKAKLITVNENCNERILAMRAEERDEISTLKKEKMNLLKLIDKKNEEKISLQTEVTKLRKNLAEEYLHYLSERDARKILIADLNELRYQREDMSLAQSPGVWGEDPVKLTVALKMARQDLTRTQMELNTMKANFGDVVPRRDFEMQEKTLKELQEQLESLRDDYEEVRKEHEMLLQLHMSTLKERDQFYSELQEIQRTSTPRPDWSKCEDVVAGGRDRWHMLAEGKNSDQLVDVLLEEIGEGLLREKDFFPGLGYGESIPPFLRFDGTVENKKPTKKEVVKLLKDAWKERITEEQKEKFPDFFFSFLERHFGPGDAMAWAYTIFEYIKLFHTNEVMSQFYAVLMGKRKESVYIKQKETIAQLLKEMTNVDSQNEGLLTMEQLSAVLKSTFPLKKDERIQELMEAGGWHPSSSNADLLNYRMLFMEDEEGQSVPFVQKLWEQYMVEKDEYLNELKQELGLEL, translated from the exons TCTGGTTCATTCTCCATTGGTGGCCACCTGTCCCCATGGCCCAGATACATCAGTGACCAGACCATTCTGCATAATCGAAAGCCCTGTTCAGATGACTACCGGAAGCGGGCAGG TAGCTTGCAGCAGCCCCTGGGCACAACCAAGCCAAGGTACCTGGAGCAGCTTGAGAACTACCTGCGCAAGGAGCTCCTCCTGCTCGACCTAAGCACAGATTCTGCCCAGGAACTAAGGCTGCAG CCTTACAGAGAGATCTTTGAATTCTTCATAGAGGACTTCAAAACATACAAGCCATTGCTGTCCTCCATCAAGAATGCATATGAggtgatgctgg CCCACCAAAGGGAGAAAATTCGGGCTCTGGAGCCCCTGAAGGCCAAGCTGATCACTGTGAATGAGAACTGCAATGAGAGGATTCTGGCCATGAGGGCTGAGGAGAGAGATGAAATCTCCACGctgaagaaagagaagatgaaTTTGCTAAAACTCATTGACAAGAAGAATGAGGAGAAGATCTCACTGCAGACTGAG GTGACCAAACTGAGGAAGAACCTGGCTGAGGAGTATCTGCACTACCTCAGTGAGAGAGATGCCCGGAAGATCCTCATCGCAGACCTGAATGAGCTACGCTACCAGCGGGAAGACATGTCACTAGCCCAGTCCCCAG GCGTCTGGGGAGAGGACCCCGTGAAGCTAACAGTGGCTCTGAAGATGGCCCGGCAAGACTTGACCCGCACACAGATGGAACTCAACACCATGAAGGCCAACTTTGGAGATGTGGTGCCCAGGAGGGACTTTGAAATGCAGGAGAAGACCCTCAAGGAACTGCAGGAGCAG CTGGAGAGCCTGAGAGACGACTATGAAGAGGTCCGCAAGGAGCACGAGATGCTGCTGCAGTTGCACATGAGCACACTGAAGGAGCGGGACCAGTTCTACTCCGAGTTGCAGGAGATCCAGCGCACCTCCACACCACGGCCAGACTGGTCCAAGTGTGAAG ATGTGGTGGCTGGAGGACGAGATCGCTGGCACATGCTGGCCGAGGGCAAGAACAGTGACCAGCTGGTGGACGTGCTCCTGGAGGAGATTGGCGAGGGGCTGCTCCGGGAGAAAGACTTCTTCCCCGGTCTG GGCTATGGGGAATCCATCCCCCCTTTCCTTCGGTTTGATGGCACTGTGGAGAACAAGAAGCCAACCAAGAAGGAAGTGGTAAAACTCCTCAAGGATGCCTGGAAGGAACGTATCACTGAGGAGCAG AAAGAGAAGTTCCCagatttcttcttcagtttcttggaGCGCCACTTTGGGCCTGGTGATGCCATGGCCTGGGCTTACACCATTTTTGAATATATCAAGCTCTTCCATACCAATGAAGTCATGAGCCAGTTCTATGCAGTCTTGATGGGAAAG AGGAAAGAGAGTGTGTACATCAAGCAGAAGGAGACCATAGCACAGCTGCTGAAGGAGATGACAAACGTTGACAGCCAGAATGAGGGGCTACTAACCATGGAGCAGTTAAG TGCTGTCCTCAAGAGCACCTTCCCTTTGAAGAAGGATGAGAGAATTCAGGAGTTGATGGAGGCAGGGGGCTGGCATcccagcagcagcaatgcagacTTGCTCAACTACCGCATGTTGTTTATGGAG GATGAGGAGGGCCAGAGCGTGCCCTTTGTGCAAAAGCTGTGGGAACAGTACATGGTGGAAAAGGATGAATACTTAAACGAGTTAAAGCAGGAGCTGGGCCTGGAACTGTGA
- the TSNAXIP1 gene encoding translin-associated factor X-interacting protein 1 isoform X4 produces MDSQNSQTLNFPTTSRAHLRPLGVSIDDSLFTETKNTQKRKLSQKRKTLLSGSFSIGGHLSPWPRYISDQTILHNRKPCSDDYRKRAGLQQPLGTTKPRYLEQLENYLRKELLLLDLSTDSAQELRLQPYREIFEFFIEDFKTYKPLLSSIKNAYEVMLAHQREKIRALEPLKAKLITVNENCNERILAMRAEERDEISTLKKEKMNLLKLIDKKNEEKISLQTEVTKLRKNLAEEYLHYLSERDARKILIADLNELRYQREDMSLAQSPGVWGEDPVKLTVALKMARQDLTRTQMELNTMKANFGDVVPRRDFEMQEKTLKELQEQLESLRDDYEEVRKEHEMLLQLHMSTLKERDQFYSELQEIQRTSTPRPDWSKCEDVVAGGRDRWHMLAEGKNSDQLVDVLLEEIGEGLLREKDFFPGLGYGESIPPFLRFDGTVENKKPTKKEVVKLLKDAWKERITEEQKEKFPDFFFSFLERHFGPGDAMAWAYTIFEYIKLFHTNEVMSQFYAVLMGKRKESVYIKQKETIAQLLKEMTNVDSQNEGLLTMEQLSAVLKSTFPLKKDERIQELMEAGGWHPSSSNADLLNYRMLFMEDEEGQSVPFVQKLWEQYMVEKDEYLNELKQELGLEL; encoded by the exons TCTGGTTCATTCTCCATTGGTGGCCACCTGTCCCCATGGCCCAGATACATCAGTGACCAGACCATTCTGCATAATCGAAAGCCCTGTTCAGATGACTACCGGAAGCGGGCAGG CTTGCAGCAGCCCCTGGGCACAACCAAGCCAAGGTACCTGGAGCAGCTTGAGAACTACCTGCGCAAGGAGCTCCTCCTGCTCGACCTAAGCACAGATTCTGCCCAGGAACTAAGGCTGCAG CCTTACAGAGAGATCTTTGAATTCTTCATAGAGGACTTCAAAACATACAAGCCATTGCTGTCCTCCATCAAGAATGCATATGAggtgatgctgg CCCACCAAAGGGAGAAAATTCGGGCTCTGGAGCCCCTGAAGGCCAAGCTGATCACTGTGAATGAGAACTGCAATGAGAGGATTCTGGCCATGAGGGCTGAGGAGAGAGATGAAATCTCCACGctgaagaaagagaagatgaaTTTGCTAAAACTCATTGACAAGAAGAATGAGGAGAAGATCTCACTGCAGACTGAG GTGACCAAACTGAGGAAGAACCTGGCTGAGGAGTATCTGCACTACCTCAGTGAGAGAGATGCCCGGAAGATCCTCATCGCAGACCTGAATGAGCTACGCTACCAGCGGGAAGACATGTCACTAGCCCAGTCCCCAG GCGTCTGGGGAGAGGACCCCGTGAAGCTAACAGTGGCTCTGAAGATGGCCCGGCAAGACTTGACCCGCACACAGATGGAACTCAACACCATGAAGGCCAACTTTGGAGATGTGGTGCCCAGGAGGGACTTTGAAATGCAGGAGAAGACCCTCAAGGAACTGCAGGAGCAG CTGGAGAGCCTGAGAGACGACTATGAAGAGGTCCGCAAGGAGCACGAGATGCTGCTGCAGTTGCACATGAGCACACTGAAGGAGCGGGACCAGTTCTACTCCGAGTTGCAGGAGATCCAGCGCACCTCCACACCACGGCCAGACTGGTCCAAGTGTGAAG ATGTGGTGGCTGGAGGACGAGATCGCTGGCACATGCTGGCCGAGGGCAAGAACAGTGACCAGCTGGTGGACGTGCTCCTGGAGGAGATTGGCGAGGGGCTGCTCCGGGAGAAAGACTTCTTCCCCGGTCTG GGCTATGGGGAATCCATCCCCCCTTTCCTTCGGTTTGATGGCACTGTGGAGAACAAGAAGCCAACCAAGAAGGAAGTGGTAAAACTCCTCAAGGATGCCTGGAAGGAACGTATCACTGAGGAGCAG AAAGAGAAGTTCCCagatttcttcttcagtttcttggaGCGCCACTTTGGGCCTGGTGATGCCATGGCCTGGGCTTACACCATTTTTGAATATATCAAGCTCTTCCATACCAATGAAGTCATGAGCCAGTTCTATGCAGTCTTGATGGGAAAG AGGAAAGAGAGTGTGTACATCAAGCAGAAGGAGACCATAGCACAGCTGCTGAAGGAGATGACAAACGTTGACAGCCAGAATGAGGGGCTACTAACCATGGAGCAGTTAAG TGCTGTCCTCAAGAGCACCTTCCCTTTGAAGAAGGATGAGAGAATTCAGGAGTTGATGGAGGCAGGGGGCTGGCATcccagcagcagcaatgcagacTTGCTCAACTACCGCATGTTGTTTATGGAG GATGAGGAGGGCCAGAGCGTGCCCTTTGTGCAAAAGCTGTGGGAACAGTACATGGTGGAAAAGGATGAATACTTAAACGAGTTAAAGCAGGAGCTGGGCCTGGAACTGTGA
- the TSNAXIP1 gene encoding translin-associated factor X-interacting protein 1 isoform X5, with the protein MDSQNSQTLNFPTTSRAHLRPLGVSIDDSLFTETKNTQKRKLSQKRKTLLSGSFSIGGHLSPWPRYISDQTILHNRKPCSDDYRKRAGSLQQPLGTTKPRYLEQLENYLRKELLLLDLSTDSAQELRLQPYREIFEFFIEDFKTYKPLLSSIKNAYEVMLAHQREKIRALEPLKAKLITVNENCNERILAMRAEERDEISTLKKEKMNLLKLIDKKNEEKISLQTEVTKLRKNLAEEYLHYLSERDARKILIADLNELRYQREDMSLAQSPGVWGEDPVKLTVALKMARQDLTRTQMELNTMKANFGDVVPRRDFEMQEKTLKELQEQLESLRDDYEEVRKEHEMLLQLHMSTLKERDQFYSELQEIQRTSTPRPDWSKCEDVVAGGRDRWHMLAEGKNSDQLVDVLLEEIGEGLLREKDFFPGLGYGESIPPFLRFDGTVENKKPTKKEVVKLLKDAWKERITEEQKEKFPDFFFSFLERHFGPGDAMAWAYTIFEYIKLFHTNEVMSQFYAVLMGKRKESVYIKQKETIAQLLKEMTNVDSQNEGLLTMEQLSAVLKSTFPLKKDERIQELMEAGGWHPSSSNADLLNYRMLFMEQRGGDPTQGT; encoded by the exons TCTGGTTCATTCTCCATTGGTGGCCACCTGTCCCCATGGCCCAGATACATCAGTGACCAGACCATTCTGCATAATCGAAAGCCCTGTTCAGATGACTACCGGAAGCGGGCAGG TAGCTTGCAGCAGCCCCTGGGCACAACCAAGCCAAGGTACCTGGAGCAGCTTGAGAACTACCTGCGCAAGGAGCTCCTCCTGCTCGACCTAAGCACAGATTCTGCCCAGGAACTAAGGCTGCAG CCTTACAGAGAGATCTTTGAATTCTTCATAGAGGACTTCAAAACATACAAGCCATTGCTGTCCTCCATCAAGAATGCATATGAggtgatgctgg CCCACCAAAGGGAGAAAATTCGGGCTCTGGAGCCCCTGAAGGCCAAGCTGATCACTGTGAATGAGAACTGCAATGAGAGGATTCTGGCCATGAGGGCTGAGGAGAGAGATGAAATCTCCACGctgaagaaagagaagatgaaTTTGCTAAAACTCATTGACAAGAAGAATGAGGAGAAGATCTCACTGCAGACTGAG GTGACCAAACTGAGGAAGAACCTGGCTGAGGAGTATCTGCACTACCTCAGTGAGAGAGATGCCCGGAAGATCCTCATCGCAGACCTGAATGAGCTACGCTACCAGCGGGAAGACATGTCACTAGCCCAGTCCCCAG GCGTCTGGGGAGAGGACCCCGTGAAGCTAACAGTGGCTCTGAAGATGGCCCGGCAAGACTTGACCCGCACACAGATGGAACTCAACACCATGAAGGCCAACTTTGGAGATGTGGTGCCCAGGAGGGACTTTGAAATGCAGGAGAAGACCCTCAAGGAACTGCAGGAGCAG CTGGAGAGCCTGAGAGACGACTATGAAGAGGTCCGCAAGGAGCACGAGATGCTGCTGCAGTTGCACATGAGCACACTGAAGGAGCGGGACCAGTTCTACTCCGAGTTGCAGGAGATCCAGCGCACCTCCACACCACGGCCAGACTGGTCCAAGTGTGAAG ATGTGGTGGCTGGAGGACGAGATCGCTGGCACATGCTGGCCGAGGGCAAGAACAGTGACCAGCTGGTGGACGTGCTCCTGGAGGAGATTGGCGAGGGGCTGCTCCGGGAGAAAGACTTCTTCCCCGGTCTG GGCTATGGGGAATCCATCCCCCCTTTCCTTCGGTTTGATGGCACTGTGGAGAACAAGAAGCCAACCAAGAAGGAAGTGGTAAAACTCCTCAAGGATGCCTGGAAGGAACGTATCACTGAGGAGCAG AAAGAGAAGTTCCCagatttcttcttcagtttcttggaGCGCCACTTTGGGCCTGGTGATGCCATGGCCTGGGCTTACACCATTTTTGAATATATCAAGCTCTTCCATACCAATGAAGTCATGAGCCAGTTCTATGCAGTCTTGATGGGAAAG AGGAAAGAGAGTGTGTACATCAAGCAGAAGGAGACCATAGCACAGCTGCTGAAGGAGATGACAAACGTTGACAGCCAGAATGAGGGGCTACTAACCATGGAGCAGTTAAG TGCTGTCCTCAAGAGCACCTTCCCTTTGAAGAAGGATGAGAGAATTCAGGAGTTGATGGAGGCAGGGGGCTGGCATcccagcagcagcaatgcagacTTGCTCAACTACCGCATGTTGTTTATGGAG CAACGAGGAGGTGACCCTACCCAAGGTACGTGA